A single Antechinus flavipes isolate AdamAnt ecotype Samford, QLD, Australia chromosome 5, AdamAnt_v2, whole genome shotgun sequence DNA region contains:
- the LOC127538553 gene encoding isopentenyl-diphosphate Delta-isomerase 1-like, whose translation MSKGNRNHLDKLQMQRLEDMCIVIDENDSVIGSETKWNCHLNENIEKGLLHRGFAVVLFNTQNKLLLQQRSDSKNICPGMFSDSCSSHPLYEPLEMEETNALGIRRAAQRSLHAELGIPLEEIPLEDINFVVRLYYKIKLDEFCGEHEIGYLLCVRKNVTLNPDPREVKGYRYVTKEELEKLLEEGAKSEDKVSGWFRIIAETILLKWWDKLPNITLDPKKIYRLSDFE comes from the exons ATGTCTAAAGGTAACCGGAATCATCTGGACAAACTCCAAATGCAGCGCCTGGAAGATATGTGTATTGTTATTGATGAAAATGATTCAGTGATTGGTTCAGAGACCAAGTGGAATTGCCATCtgaatgaaaatattgaaaaag gatTATTGCACCGGGGTTTTGCTGTTGTATTATTCAATACACAAAACAAGCTATTGTTGCAGCAGAgatctgattctaaaaatatTTGTCCAG GGATGTTTTCTGACAGTTGTTCTAGTCATCCATTATATGAACCACTGGAAATGGAAGAAACTAATGCCCTTGGAATACGGCGTGCAGCTCAGAGGAGCTTACATGCTGAATTAGGAATTCCCCTGGAGGAG ATACCCCTTGAGGATATTAATTTTGTAGTAAGATTATACTACAAGATTAAATTAGATGAGTTTTGTGGAGAACATGAAATTGGTTATCTTCTGTGTGTAAGGAAGAATGTCACTTTGAATCCAGATCCCAGAGAGGTGAAAGGTTACCGTTATGTTACAAAGGAAGAACTGGAAAAACTCTTGGAAGAAGGAGCCAAAAGTGAAGATAAGGTTTCCGGATGGTTCAGAATAATTGCAGAGACTATTTTGCTTAAGTGGTGGGATAAATTACCTAATATAACTCTTGACCCTAAGAAAATATACAGATTATCAGACTTTGAGTGA